The nucleotide window CAGATATAATCACGTATAATACTCTTATCAGTGCTTGTTCACGTGAGTCAAATTTGGAGGAGGCTATGAAGGTTTATGGTGATTTGGAGGCAAATAACTGTCAACCTGATTTATGGACTTACAACACAATGATTTCGGTTTATGGAAGATGTGGACTGTCTGGTAAAGCACAGGAGCTCTTCAATGAATTGCAATCCAAAGGGTTTCTCCCTGATGCTGTGACATATAATTCTTTGTTGTATGCTTTTGCAAGAGATGGCAATGTGGAGAAGGTGAAGGGCATATCTGAAGAAATGGTGAAAATGGGCTTTGGTAAGGATGAGATGACATATAATACAATTATCCACATGTATGGGAAGCAGGGCCAGAATGAAATAGCATTGCAGCTTTACAGGGACATGAAATTGTCCGGCCGAATTCCTGATGTTGTCACTTATACTGTATTGATTGATTCACTTGGCAAAGCTAATAAGATTTCAGAGGCAGCTAATGTGATGTCAGAGATGTTGGACTCAGGAGTCAAACCCACTTTAAGAACTTATAGTGCTTTGATTTGTGGGTATGCTAAGGCAGGGAAGCGTTTGGAGGCTGAAGAGACATATGGTTGTATGCTTAGATCTGGCATTAGACCTGATCTTCTAGCATATTCAGTCATGTTGGATATCTTTCTGAGGTTTAATGAGACGGAGAAGGCCATGGTGTTGTATCGAGATATGATTTGTGATGGTTTCATTCCAGATCATGAACTTTATGAGATCATGCTTCGAGTTCTTCGGAGAGAAAGCAAAGTGGAAGGTATTGAGAAGGTGGTTGGGGATATGAAAGAACTATGTGGTATGAACCCACAAACTATTTCATCCATTCTTGTCAAGGGTGAATGCTTTGACCATGCTGCTGAGATGCTGAGATTTGCAATAGGTAGCGGGTGTGAACTTGACCATGAAAATTTGTTATCTATTTTGAGTTCATACAGCTTGTCTGGCAGGTACTCAGAAGCTGCTGAATTACTTGAATTCCTGAGCAAACACACTTTAGAATCCACTTCTTTTGTGACTGAAGCTCTGATCAGTATGCTTTGCAAGTCTCAGCAATTGGATGCTGCTTTGGAGAAGTACTGTAACACTTGGGGATCTGGTTTGTTTAGTAAGAGTAAAACAATGTATGAGTCCTTGATTCATTGCTGCACTGAAAATGAACACTTTGCTGAAGCTTCTCAGGTTTTTTCTGACATGAGTTTCTATAGTGTTGAACCATCTGAATCTCTCTACCGAAGTATGGTGCTTGTTTATTGTAAGATGGGCTTCCCAGAGACAGCACATTCTTTTATTGATCATGCAGAAAAGAGAGgcattcttttttatgatttttctatttatgtTGATATAATTGAGGCATATGGGAGCTTGAAGCTGTGGCAAAAGGCGGAAGGCTTGGTGGGGAGTCTTAGACAAAGATATGAAACTATTGATAGAAAGGTCTGGAATGCTTTAATACAAGCTTATGCTGCAAGTGGCTGCTATGAGCGAGCTCGGGCTGTTTTTAACATGATGATGAGAGATGGCCCTTCTCCAACTGTAGATTCAGTTAATGGTCTCTTGCAAGCGTTGATCGTTGATGGTAGATTGAATGAGCTTTATGTGGTGATCCAGGAGTTGCAAGATATGGATTTTAAGATTCGCAAAAGTTCCATTCTTTTGATGCTGGATGCATTTGCACGAGCAGGAAACATATTTgaggtgaaaaaaatatatcatggAATGAAGGCTGCCGGTTATTTTCCTAGCATGCATCTTTACAGGGTTATGATTGCGTTGTTGTGCAAGGGGAAACAGGTGAGAGATGTTGAGGCCATGGTTTTTGAGATGAAAGAAGCAGGATTTACACCTGATCTTTCAGTATGGAATTCTCTGCTCAAGTTGTACACAGGAATTGAGGATTTTAAAAATACGATTCGTGTTTACCAGCAGATTCAAGAAGCTGGACTCCAACCAGATGAGGATACTTTCAATACCTTAATTATAATGTACTGCAGGAACTGTAGACCAGAAGAGGGATTATCACTGATGCATGAAATGAAAAAGGAGGGTTTAGAGCCTAAATTGGACACCTACAAAAGCCTGATTTCAGCATGTGGTAAGCAACAACTGCTGGAACAAGCTGAGGAACTTTTCAACGAATTGAGATCTCAAGGGCATAAACTAGATCGCTCCTTTTACCACacaatgatgaaaatatatagaaattctGGAAATCATTCCAAATCTGAAAAGCTATTAAGCCTAATGAAAGAGGCTGGAGTTGAACCTACAACTGCGACAATGCATTTACTTATGGTCTCTTATGGAAGTTCTGGACAGCCCCAAGAAGCTGAAAAAGTTTTGATTAACTTAAAAGAAGGTAGTTTGAATCTTAGCACTCTACCTTATAGTTCAGTTATTGATGCTTATTTTAGAAATGGAGATTATAATGTTGGAATTCAAAAGCTTGTGGAGATGAAGAAAGAGGGTATTGAGCCAGACCACAGAATATGGACATGCTTCATCAGGGCTGCAAGTTTGTCTCAATGCTTAAGTGAAGCCATTATCCTCCTAAATGCAATCCAAGATGCTGGGTTTGATCTTCCTTTGAGGTACTTCTTAGTTACTGTCAGGTTGAGGTCATCGTCTACAACATagaacctaatttttttttccccctcttCTCTTTATTTCCTgtcaatgaaattttttttgtgtgattttgGTTTGTAGGCTTCTGACAGAAAAAGTTGAATCACTAGTTGGCGAGGTAGATCATTGTCTAGAAACACTACAACCTGTGGAGGACAATGCAGCCTTTAACTTTGTCAATGCTTTGGTGGATCTGTTGTGGGCATTTGAGCTCCGAGCCACTGCTTCATGGGTTTTCCAATTGGCAATCAAGAAAAGCATTTATCACCATGATGTCTTCAGGTTGGTTTATTTTTACGTTATTGGTATCATTTGTCTATTGAGTTTCAACATTGGGCTACTGTTGGATTATAGAAAAGTTCTAAATATAACTTATAGTTTTAAGCTTTTAGGTTCATTAGTATACTGATACATAGTAGTCTTATTGTTGTTtatgtctttaattttttctcttgcaGGGTAGCTGACAAGGATTGGGGGGCTGATTTTAGAAAGTTGTCAGGTGGTTCAGCTCTTGTTGGTCTTACTTTATGGCTTGATCATATGCAGGCATGTTCCCTTTCTTAACTTTTTTCGTGATTAGTACTATAtggatgaaaaatcaaaatttgaaatttcaataaaattgtggTAGTAGTTCTTCCAGTGGTTATGTTGCTGTGACTTTTGGTTGTTACTATCAACACATTGTTGTCCCACTACTTTAAGACATCTCCAACAAGCTCAAAGTTGGTGCCCCATTCATGGGACATATGAAAATGGAGTAGttgttgaatttaaaaaatttttctttagctgatataatagtttcaaaataatGACTTCAAATTCTCCCATTAATCAAAATCTGGGCTACTGAGTTGCAACAAAGTTCACCTTTGTCTATTGGAACTTCTGCATTGTGGCAAACAATCTAATTTCTTCCTTTATGTGATTTTTCACTTCATTGATGACAAATGTAAGCATA belongs to Mangifera indica cultivar Alphonso chromosome 2, CATAS_Mindica_2.1, whole genome shotgun sequence and includes:
- the LOC123209749 gene encoding pentatricopeptide repeat-containing protein At3g18110, chloroplastic-like codes for the protein MASCSGVLALSQYPSPSKVCKNPSFSTHYTCSCTSSSTTTTTSDTIEQEANDTDDNGKAQKFSYSRASPSIRWPHLKLNELYPTPQTHFTHVAPQVGFSPEAERESQVGDFGDVVEVSDEKIETLGRVSKTKVKKMSKLALKRAKDWRDRVKFLTDRILGLGGDQFVADVLDERLVQMTPTDYCFVVKCVGEKSWQRALEVYEWLNLRHWYSPNARMLTTILAILGKANQESLAVEIFMRAEHAVENTVQVYNAMMGVYARNGRFNKVTELLDLMRKGGCEPDLVSFNTLVNARLKSGSMVPNLGIDLLNEVRKSGIRPDIITYNTLISACSRESNLEEAMKVYGDLEANNCQPDLWTYNTMISVYGRCGLSGKAQELFNELQSKGFLPDAVTYNSLLYAFARDGNVEKVKGISEEMVKMGFGKDEMTYNTIIHMYGKQGQNEIALQLYRDMKLSGRIPDVVTYTVLIDSLGKANKISEAANVMSEMLDSGVKPTLRTYSALICGYAKAGKRLEAEETYGCMLRSGIRPDLLAYSVMLDIFLRFNETEKAMVLYRDMICDGFIPDHELYEIMLRVLRRESKVEGIEKVVGDMKELCGMNPQTISSILVKGECFDHAAEMLRFAIGSGCELDHENLLSILSSYSLSGRYSEAAELLEFLSKHTLESTSFVTEALISMLCKSQQLDAALEKYCNTWGSGLFSKSKTMYESLIHCCTENEHFAEASQVFSDMSFYSVEPSESLYRSMVLVYCKMGFPETAHSFIDHAEKRGILFYDFSIYVDIIEAYGSLKLWQKAEGLVGSLRQRYETIDRKVWNALIQAYAASGCYERARAVFNMMMRDGPSPTVDSVNGLLQALIVDGRLNELYVVIQELQDMDFKIRKSSILLMLDAFARAGNIFEVKKIYHGMKAAGYFPSMHLYRVMIALLCKGKQVRDVEAMVFEMKEAGFTPDLSVWNSLLKLYTGIEDFKNTIRVYQQIQEAGLQPDEDTFNTLIIMYCRNCRPEEGLSLMHEMKKEGLEPKLDTYKSLISACGKQQLLEQAEELFNELRSQGHKLDRSFYHTMMKIYRNSGNHSKSEKLLSLMKEAGVEPTTATMHLLMVSYGSSGQPQEAEKVLINLKEGSLNLSTLPYSSVIDAYFRNGDYNVGIQKLVEMKKEGIEPDHRIWTCFIRAASLSQCLSEAIILLNAIQDAGFDLPLRLLTEKVESLVGEVDHCLETLQPVEDNAAFNFVNALVDLLWAFELRATASWVFQLAIKKSIYHHDVFRVADKDWGADFRKLSGGSALVGLTLWLDHMQDASLQGYPESPKSVVLITGTAEYNMVSLDSTLKACLWEMGSPFLPCKTRSGLLVAKAHSLRMWLKDSPFCLDLELKDATSLPESNSMQLIDGCFIRRGLVPAFKDITERLGIVRPKKFARLALLPDHIRDRAIRIDIERRQEKLEKMKNNAQDRRIKQKKNIRMRKFVRRSFTSKRGKAS